One stretch of Streptomyces sp. NBC_00443 DNA includes these proteins:
- a CDS encoding ABC transporter ATP-binding protein produces the protein MIRIDSVTKRYPDGTVAVDQLSLEIPDRSVTVLVGPSGCGKTTTLRMINRMVEPSEGTILLDDVDIQQQPVNTLRRSMGYVIQNAGLFQHRTIIDNIATVPRMLGWGKEKSRARARELMERVGLDGALAKRYPYQLSGGQQQRVGVARALAADPPVLLMDEPFSAVDPVVRKGLQDELLRIQEELGKTIVFVTHDIDEAVKLGTMVAVMRTGGKLAQFAPPAELLTHPADEFVEDFLGADRGIRRLSFFPSAGLELLSEPIVAVDATAEQITAAGTADAPYLLVTDPDGKPLGWGEPQDITAGEIEADRLLPYGRPFVTGTDSLRAALDCAVLSPTGWAVAVDADGRATGVVSQQTIGEAIRGAHAERRADDGKAGKTGNLGKPRKPGTTGTTGTTEKVAP, from the coding sequence TTGATACGGATAGATTCAGTCACCAAGCGGTATCCGGACGGCACGGTGGCGGTCGACCAGCTCTCTCTGGAGATACCCGACCGCTCGGTCACCGTCCTCGTCGGACCGTCGGGCTGCGGCAAGACGACCACCTTGCGGATGATCAACCGGATGGTCGAGCCCAGCGAGGGCACCATCCTCCTCGACGACGTGGACATCCAGCAGCAGCCGGTCAACACCCTGCGCCGGTCCATGGGGTACGTCATCCAGAACGCCGGCCTCTTCCAGCACCGCACGATCATCGACAACATCGCCACGGTGCCCCGCATGCTCGGCTGGGGCAAGGAGAAGTCCCGGGCGCGGGCGCGGGAGCTGATGGAGCGGGTCGGCCTCGACGGGGCGCTCGCCAAGCGCTACCCGTACCAGCTCTCCGGCGGCCAGCAGCAGCGCGTCGGCGTGGCCCGGGCGCTCGCGGCGGATCCGCCGGTGCTGCTGATGGACGAGCCCTTCTCGGCCGTCGACCCCGTGGTCCGCAAGGGTTTGCAGGACGAACTCCTGCGGATCCAGGAGGAGTTGGGCAAGACCATCGTCTTCGTCACCCATGACATCGACGAGGCCGTCAAGCTCGGCACGATGGTCGCCGTGATGCGCACGGGCGGCAAGCTCGCCCAGTTCGCCCCGCCGGCCGAGCTGTTGACCCACCCCGCGGACGAGTTCGTGGAGGACTTCCTCGGCGCGGACCGGGGCATCCGGCGACTGTCGTTCTTCCCCTCGGCGGGCCTGGAGCTGCTGAGCGAGCCCATCGTGGCCGTCGACGCCACCGCCGAGCAGATCACCGCCGCCGGCACGGCCGACGCGCCGTATCTCCTGGTCACCGACCCGGACGGCAAGCCCCTCGGCTGGGGCGAGCCGCAGGACATCACCGCCGGGGAGATCGAGGCCGACCGACTCCTGCCGTACGGGCGCCCGTTCGTGACCGGTACCGACTCGCTGCGGGCCGCCCTCGACTGTGCCGTTCTCTCGCCCACCGGGTGGGCCGTAGCCGTGGACGCCGACGGCCGGGCCACGGGGGTCGTCTCGCAGCAGACCATCGGCGAGGCCATCCGCGGTGCCCACGCGGAGCGGCGCGCGGACGACGGCAAGGCCGGAAAGACCGGAAACCTCGGGAAGCCCAGGAAGCCCGGGACGACCGGGACGACCGGGACGACCGAGAAGGTCGCGCCATGA
- a CDS encoding methyltransferase domain-containing protein, producing the protein MGVGAGPGIRVRVSPSDTASWSADPYTRALRAGQGPLFLRRTDGWLLPLDVERWCAEADAVDMDVLRRCEGAVLDVGCGPGRLVAALGRQGRRVLGIDVSEVAVACTLRLGGPALRRSVFDSLPGEGRWGTALLIDGNIGIGGDPAALLDRTSRLLTPGGLLIAETVPDLDLDERVHVHVTDAGGATGTPFPWARLGTPALLRHAERAEFGAVGQWVAGGRSFVALRTSGVSGRR; encoded by the coding sequence ATGGGCGTGGGCGCAGGCCCCGGCATCCGCGTTCGGGTCTCCCCCTCCGATACCGCCTCCTGGTCCGCCGACCCCTATACGCGTGCCCTCCGCGCGGGTCAGGGGCCCCTCTTTCTGCGTCGTACCGACGGCTGGCTGCTGCCGCTCGACGTGGAGCGGTGGTGTGCGGAGGCCGACGCGGTGGACATGGACGTGCTGCGGCGTTGTGAGGGGGCGGTGCTGGATGTCGGGTGTGGGCCCGGGCGGCTGGTGGCGGCGTTGGGGCGGCAGGGGCGCCGGGTGCTCGGCATCGACGTCAGTGAGGTCGCCGTCGCGTGCACACTGCGGCTCGGGGGACCGGCGTTGCGCCGCTCCGTCTTCGACTCGCTGCCCGGCGAGGGCCGCTGGGGCACCGCCCTGCTCATCGACGGCAACATCGGCATCGGCGGCGACCCGGCGGCGCTGCTCGACCGGACGTCCCGACTCCTCACCCCCGGCGGCCTGTTGATCGCGGAGACCGTGCCCGACCTGGACCTCGACGAGCGCGTCCACGTCCACGTCACCGACGCCGGCGGCGCCACCGGCACCCCCTTCCCCTGGGCCCGCCTCGGCACCCCCGCCCTGCTGCGGCACGCGGAGCGCGCCGAGTTCGGTGCCGTCGGTCAGTGGGTGGCGGGCGGCCGTTCCTTCGTGGCCCTGCGCACCAGCGGAGTCAGCGGGCGGCGCTGA
- a CDS encoding TIGR04282 family arsenosugar biosynthesis glycosyltransferase — translation MTTLLVIAKEPRPGRVKTRLTPPFTPEEAAVLAEAALVDTLDAVARTPARRRVLVLDGTPGPWVPPGFDVVRQCAGGLDERLAEAFAGCDGPALLIGMDTPQVTPELLTVDWSGCDAYFGLAEDGGFWALGMAEPDPARLRGVPMSTPRTGEVQRARLSGLRVRDLPRLRDVDTASDAGLVAAAAPGGRFATALAHLTPTVDR, via the coding sequence GTGACCACGCTCCTCGTCATCGCCAAGGAGCCCCGGCCGGGCCGGGTGAAGACCAGGCTGACCCCGCCCTTCACGCCCGAGGAGGCGGCCGTGCTCGCGGAGGCGGCCCTCGTGGACACGCTGGACGCCGTGGCGCGGACGCCGGCCCGGCGCCGGGTGCTGGTCTTGGACGGGACGCCGGGCCCCTGGGTGCCGCCCGGTTTCGACGTCGTACGGCAGTGCGCGGGCGGCCTCGACGAACGGCTGGCCGAAGCCTTCGCGGGGTGTGACGGCCCGGCGCTGCTCATCGGTATGGACACCCCGCAGGTGACGCCCGAGTTGCTGACCGTGGACTGGTCGGGCTGCGACGCCTACTTCGGCCTGGCCGAGGACGGCGGCTTCTGGGCACTCGGCATGGCCGAACCGGACCCGGCACGGCTGCGCGGCGTCCCGATGTCGACACCGCGGACCGGCGAAGTGCAGCGGGCCCGGCTCTCGGGTCTGCGCGTGCGCGACCTGCCCCGCCTGCGCGACGTGGACACGGCATCCGACGCCGGCCTGGTCGCCGCGGCGGCACCGGGCGGACGCTTCGCGACAGCGCTGGCGCACCTCACCCCGACGGTGGACCGATGA
- a CDS encoding glycosyltransferase family 2 protein, with amino-acid sequence MRAVTTPSAANELRTASVDVVLPCLDEAEALPWVLERIPPGWRALVVDNGSTDGSAAVARELGATVVHEERRGFGAACHAGLTAATADIVCFCDCDASLDPGDLMPFVRRIVADEADLILGRRRPASRGTWPLHARAGNLALTRLLHRRTGLRLHDLGPLRAARRDHLRTLALTDRRSGYPLQMVVRAADAGWRIAEYDVPYLPRTGASKVTGTWRGTWQAVRDMSRVLGEGDGAAGAGAWSVAGAEAESAHRARSRPGSAPSKGTRS; translated from the coding sequence GTGAGAGCCGTGACGACCCCATCCGCAGCGAATGAACTCCGCACGGCGTCCGTCGACGTCGTGCTTCCCTGTCTCGACGAGGCCGAGGCCCTGCCCTGGGTCCTGGAGCGGATCCCGCCCGGCTGGCGGGCGCTCGTCGTGGACAACGGTTCCACCGACGGCTCGGCCGCCGTCGCCCGCGAGCTCGGCGCGACGGTCGTGCACGAGGAACGACGCGGTTTCGGCGCGGCCTGCCACGCGGGGCTGACCGCCGCCACGGCCGACATCGTCTGCTTCTGCGACTGCGACGCCTCGCTCGACCCGGGCGACCTGATGCCCTTCGTACGCCGGATCGTGGCCGACGAGGCCGACCTGATCCTGGGCCGACGCCGCCCCGCGTCCCGCGGCACCTGGCCGCTGCACGCCCGCGCCGGCAACCTCGCCCTCACCCGCCTCCTCCACCGCCGCACCGGCCTGCGCCTGCACGACCTGGGCCCGCTCCGCGCCGCCCGCCGTGACCACCTGCGCACCCTCGCCCTCACCGACCGCCGCAGCGGCTACCCCCTCCAGATGGTCGTCCGTGCCGCCGACGCGGGCTGGCGCATCGCCGAGTACGACGTCCCGTACCTGCCCCGCACGGGTGCCTCGAAGGTGACGGGGACCTGGCGGGGGACCTGGCAGGCGGTGCGGGACATGAGCCGGGTGCTGGGGGAGGGGGACGGGGCTGCGGGGGCGGGCGCGTGGTCCGTCGCAGGTGCCGAAGCCGAGTCGGCCCACCGCGCCCGATCCCGACCCGGCTCCGCCCCGTCGAAAGGAACCCGCTCGTGA
- a CDS encoding response regulator transcription factor encodes MEQQQPYPQAGAGQGARVLVVDDDPTVAEVVSGYLDRAGYVVDRAGDGPDALARAAAHWPDLVVLDLMLPGMDGLEVCRRMRGQGPVPVIMLTARGDEDDRILGLEVGADDYVTKPFSPRELVLRVESVLRRTRPGPAKPEDALRAAGLSVDPAARRAIKNNAELALTIREFDLLAFFLRHPGRVFSREDLMREVWGWDFGDLSTVTVHVRRLRGKVEDDPARPQLIQTVWGVGYRFDATGTAAPAPAPAPGEA; translated from the coding sequence ATGGAGCAGCAACAGCCGTACCCGCAGGCCGGGGCCGGGCAAGGGGCCAGGGTTCTCGTCGTCGACGACGACCCCACCGTCGCCGAGGTCGTCTCGGGCTACCTCGACCGCGCCGGATACGTCGTGGACCGTGCCGGAGACGGCCCGGACGCTCTGGCCCGGGCCGCCGCGCACTGGCCGGACCTCGTCGTCCTGGATCTGATGCTGCCGGGCATGGACGGCCTGGAGGTGTGCCGCCGGATGCGCGGCCAGGGCCCCGTGCCGGTCATCATGCTCACCGCCCGCGGCGACGAGGACGACCGCATCCTCGGTCTGGAGGTCGGCGCCGACGACTACGTCACCAAGCCCTTCAGCCCCCGCGAACTCGTCCTGCGCGTCGAGTCGGTGCTCCGCCGCACCCGCCCCGGCCCCGCCAAGCCTGAGGACGCCTTGCGCGCGGCCGGTCTCTCGGTCGATCCGGCGGCCCGCCGCGCCATCAAGAACAACGCCGAACTCGCCCTCACCATCCGTGAGTTCGACCTCCTCGCGTTCTTCCTGCGGCACCCCGGGCGGGTCTTCAGCCGCGAGGACCTGATGCGCGAGGTGTGGGGCTGGGACTTCGGCGACCTGTCGACCGTCACCGTCCACGTCCGCCGGCTGCGCGGCAAGGTGGAGGACGACCCGGCCAGGCCACAGCTCATCCAGACCGTGTGGGGCGTCGGCTACCGCTTCGACGCGACCGGCACCGCCGCCCCTGCTCCCGCCCCCGCTCCCGGGGAGGCGTGA
- a CDS encoding NAD-dependent epimerase/dehydratase family protein has product MRVLVTGGAGFIGSHIVEALKAHGHEPVVYDVRSDPESDVRNPYAVRHALTGVDAVCHQAAMVGLGAGFADATEYVSRNDLGTAVLLTAMADAGVRRLVLAGSMVVYGEGRYECERHGVVRPGPRAVADLDAGRFEPPCPECGADLAPGLVAEDAPVDPRNVYATTKLAQEHLAAAWARATSGTAVSLRYHNVYGPGMPRDTPYAGVASFFRSALARDEAPRVFEDGRQRRDFVHVRDVAAANVAALEASAEVLPGGALTAYNTGSGDPHTVGEMAHELAEAYGGPEPVVTGEYRLGDVRHITADSARLRAELGWKAEVGFADGMREFAVAGMRGA; this is encoded by the coding sequence ATGCGCGTACTGGTCACCGGCGGTGCCGGTTTCATCGGGTCCCACATCGTCGAGGCGCTCAAGGCGCACGGGCACGAACCCGTCGTGTACGACGTCCGGTCCGACCCCGAGTCGGACGTACGCAACCCCTACGCCGTCCGCCACGCCCTGACCGGCGTCGACGCCGTGTGCCACCAGGCCGCGATGGTCGGCCTCGGTGCCGGCTTCGCCGACGCCACGGAGTACGTCTCCCGCAACGACCTGGGCACGGCCGTACTGCTGACCGCCATGGCCGACGCGGGGGTACGCCGACTGGTGCTGGCCGGTTCGATGGTGGTGTACGGCGAGGGACGCTACGAGTGCGAGCGGCACGGCGTCGTACGGCCCGGCCCGCGTGCCGTGGCCGACCTCGACGCGGGCCGGTTCGAGCCGCCCTGCCCGGAGTGCGGCGCCGACCTCGCCCCCGGGCTGGTGGCGGAGGACGCCCCGGTCGATCCGCGCAACGTGTACGCGACGACGAAGCTGGCCCAGGAACACCTGGCCGCGGCATGGGCACGCGCGACGAGCGGCACGGCGGTGTCCTTGCGCTACCACAACGTCTACGGACCGGGCATGCCCCGCGACACCCCCTACGCCGGCGTCGCCTCCTTCTTCCGCTCGGCGCTCGCTCGCGACGAGGCGCCCCGCGTCTTCGAGGACGGCCGCCAGCGGCGGGACTTCGTCCACGTCCGGGACGTGGCCGCCGCCAACGTGGCGGCCCTGGAGGCGAGTGCGGAAGTCCTCCCGGGGGGTGCGCTCACGGCGTACAACACCGGCAGCGGCGATCCGCACACCGTCGGCGAGATGGCCCACGAGCTCGCGGAGGCGTACGGCGGTCCCGAGCCGGTCGTGACCGGGGAGTACCGGCTGGGCGACGTACGGCACATCACCGCCGACTCGGCGCGGCTGCGCGCGGAGTTGGGCTGGAAGGCCGAGGTGGGGTTCGCCGACGGGATGCGGGAGTTCGCGGTGGCCGGGATGCGAGGGGCGTAA
- a CDS encoding sensor histidine kinase — MTGRLRRAYRGMRLGTRLALGLGVLALFVFGVVGTALTTYMRDYLSAQLDTQLAQGQIAQSKSIADYGTLTGKKYYSWFYAVYDVSDGKPVLRRPEDPADLPQDVGDFTSLARAQTGAHTEILRTGHLNGEGEYRLRACEVEPGVVLVSAAPMEDIEDTVGQLITIQVVTFGLALLALVVFGRGMLRRGLKPLSDMAHTARDITSHDLTDSAQLPVRHDRRGGGPEVEELRTAFNTMLEHIDDSLAVRAEAEQRLRRFVADASHELRTPLMSVRGYADLFQYAAANAPEERERHLARLRAEAARMGFLLDDLLLLARLDAAEVETPLRLQGADLVDLVEQAADAFRVTHADHPLTVAPGPGSLKLRLDPQRIRQVLDNLLTNAAIHTPTGTPVSVAVSVAQTTAVVRITDAGPGIPPADRIRVFDRFYRVDKARSRDRGGSGLGLAVAQSLVQAHGGCIELSSQPGETVFTVTVPLVVDGRPEAGLTDP; from the coding sequence GTGACGGGCCGGCTGCGGCGGGCGTACCGCGGGATGCGGCTCGGCACCCGGCTGGCGCTGGGCCTCGGGGTGCTGGCGCTGTTCGTGTTCGGCGTCGTCGGCACGGCCCTGACGACGTACATGCGGGACTACCTGTCGGCCCAGCTGGACACCCAGCTCGCGCAGGGCCAGATCGCCCAGTCCAAGAGCATCGCGGACTACGGCACGCTCACGGGCAAGAAGTACTACAGCTGGTTCTACGCCGTGTACGACGTGTCGGACGGCAAGCCCGTGCTGCGCCGGCCCGAGGACCCCGCCGACCTGCCGCAGGACGTCGGCGACTTCACCTCGCTGGCCCGGGCGCAGACCGGCGCGCACACGGAGATCCTGCGCACCGGGCACCTGAACGGCGAGGGCGAGTACCGGCTGCGGGCCTGCGAGGTCGAGCCCGGCGTGGTGCTGGTCAGTGCCGCGCCCATGGAGGACATCGAGGACACCGTGGGCCAGCTGATCACCATCCAGGTGGTCACCTTCGGACTCGCGCTGCTGGCCCTCGTGGTGTTCGGACGCGGGATGCTGCGGCGCGGCCTGAAACCACTGAGCGACATGGCGCACACCGCCCGCGACATCACCTCGCACGACCTCACCGACTCGGCCCAGCTGCCCGTACGGCACGACCGGCGCGGCGGCGGACCCGAGGTGGAGGAACTGCGCACCGCGTTCAACACCATGCTGGAGCACATCGACGACTCCCTCGCGGTGCGCGCCGAGGCGGAGCAGCGCCTGCGCCGCTTCGTGGCGGACGCCTCGCACGAGCTCCGTACGCCTCTGATGTCGGTACGGGGGTACGCCGACCTCTTCCAGTACGCCGCGGCCAACGCCCCCGAGGAGCGGGAACGGCACCTGGCCCGGCTGCGTGCCGAGGCCGCCCGCATGGGCTTCCTCCTCGACGACCTGCTGCTGCTCGCCCGCCTGGACGCCGCCGAGGTGGAGACGCCGCTGCGGTTGCAGGGCGCCGACCTGGTGGACCTGGTCGAACAGGCGGCCGACGCCTTCCGCGTCACCCACGCCGACCACCCCCTGACGGTCGCCCCCGGCCCCGGCTCGCTGAAACTCCGCCTCGACCCCCAGCGCATCCGCCAGGTGCTGGACAACCTCCTCACCAACGCGGCGATCCACACCCCGACCGGGACGCCGGTGTCCGTCGCGGTCTCGGTGGCGCAGACCACCGCCGTCGTCCGGATCACCGACGCCGGCCCGGGTATCCCGCCCGCCGACCGGATACGTGTCTTCGACCGCTTCTACCGGGTCGACAAGGCCCGCAGCCGCGACCGGGGCGGCAGCGGACTGGGACTGGCGGTGGCGCAGTCCCTGGTCCAGGCCCACGGCGGGTGCATCGAGCTGAGCAGTCAGCCGGGGGAGACGGTGTTCACGGTGACGGTTCCGCTGGTGGTGGACGGGAGGCCGGAGGCAGGTCTTACGGACCCGTGA
- a CDS encoding response regulator transcription factor: MEKVRLLVVDDDPPIADLVATVARYEGWDAVTANSGEEALRLAAEFHPDIVVLDLMLPDVDGFGVLDRLRGAGKMVPVVFLTARDGVADRVAGLTRGGDDYLVKPFAVEELMARLRTVLRRSAGPGFQRSVLRVADLTMDEDTREVRRGDKQLTLTPTEYEVLRYLMRKSPTVLTKAQILDHVWEYGFGGRSNVVELVVSRLRRKLDESDDGRGPLIHTVRGFGYVIRQAAE, from the coding sequence GTGGAGAAAGTACGCCTGCTGGTCGTGGACGACGACCCGCCCATCGCCGACCTCGTTGCGACGGTCGCCCGCTACGAGGGCTGGGACGCGGTCACCGCGAACTCCGGCGAGGAGGCGCTGCGGCTGGCCGCCGAGTTCCACCCGGACATCGTGGTCCTGGACCTGATGCTGCCCGACGTGGACGGGTTCGGCGTCCTGGACCGGCTGCGCGGCGCCGGGAAGATGGTGCCCGTGGTGTTCCTGACGGCCCGCGACGGGGTCGCCGACCGGGTGGCCGGGCTGACCCGGGGCGGGGACGACTACCTGGTCAAACCGTTCGCGGTGGAGGAACTGATGGCCCGGCTGCGCACCGTCCTGCGGCGCAGCGCCGGCCCCGGCTTCCAGCGTTCCGTCCTTCGGGTGGCGGACCTCACGATGGACGAGGACACCCGCGAGGTCCGCCGCGGCGACAAACAGCTCACGCTCACGCCGACCGAGTACGAGGTGCTGCGCTACCTGATGCGCAAGTCGCCGACCGTGCTCACCAAGGCGCAGATCCTCGACCATGTGTGGGAGTACGGCTTCGGCGGCCGCTCGAACGTCGTCGAGCTGGTCGTCAGCCGGCTGCGCCGCAAGCTCGACGAGTCCGACGACGGCAGGGGGCCGCTGATCCACACCGTGCGCGGCTTCGGCTACGTGATCCGGCAGGCGGCCGAGTGA
- a CDS encoding ferredoxin reductase family protein — protein MTTVQSPPAPPTAIRPRVVARSGLYAVLAANVAVVLYFFFAAGFASNTLIVIGRLAGLSGALLMAFQLLLVARLPWLDRRIGMDRLTSWHRWTGFSVLWALLAHAVFIIFGYAESSSLDPVNQLVDLAETVEGVLRAVVALGIIILIGAVSARFARRRLAYETWHFIHLYTYVAVVLAFTHQVAVGTSFTSSSAATAYWYAVWGVALGAVFAGRLVLPLWRNWRHQFRVSAVVPESDNVVSVYITGRDLDRLPARAGQFFLWRFLTKDRWWQANPFSLSAAPDGNRLRLTAKAAGDGSASLRHLKVGTRVFAEGPYGAFTAMHRTRPEAVLIAGGVGVTPIRALLEELHGHAVVIYRVASDRDAVLYGELAELAHAKGAELHLVTGPVTPDRLAPAELERLVPDITDRDVFLCGPPPMMNAVIGSLRELGVPKEQVHFERFSLAG, from the coding sequence GTGACGACCGTCCAATCGCCCCCTGCGCCCCCCACGGCGATTCGCCCCAGGGTGGTCGCCCGCTCGGGCCTGTACGCCGTGCTGGCCGCGAACGTGGCCGTGGTGCTCTACTTCTTCTTCGCCGCCGGCTTCGCGTCGAACACGCTGATCGTGATCGGCCGGCTGGCGGGTCTGTCCGGCGCGCTGCTGATGGCGTTCCAGCTGCTGCTGGTGGCGCGGCTGCCGTGGCTGGACCGCCGGATCGGCATGGACCGGCTGACCTCCTGGCACCGCTGGACCGGCTTCAGCGTCCTGTGGGCCCTCCTGGCACACGCCGTGTTCATCATCTTCGGCTACGCCGAGTCGTCCTCCCTGGACCCGGTGAACCAGCTGGTCGACCTCGCCGAGACGGTCGAGGGCGTCCTGCGCGCCGTTGTCGCGCTGGGGATCATCATCCTGATCGGTGCCGTCTCGGCCCGGTTCGCGCGGCGCCGGCTCGCGTACGAGACGTGGCACTTCATCCACCTGTACACCTACGTCGCGGTGGTCCTGGCGTTCACGCACCAGGTCGCGGTCGGTACGTCCTTCACCTCCTCGTCGGCCGCCACGGCGTACTGGTACGCGGTGTGGGGCGTGGCGCTCGGCGCGGTGTTCGCCGGCCGGCTGGTCCTGCCGCTGTGGCGGAACTGGCGCCACCAGTTCCGGGTGTCGGCCGTGGTCCCCGAGTCCGACAACGTGGTCTCGGTGTACATCACCGGCCGTGACCTGGACAGGCTGCCCGCGCGGGCCGGCCAGTTCTTCCTGTGGCGGTTCCTGACGAAGGACCGCTGGTGGCAGGCCAACCCGTTCTCCCTGTCGGCCGCGCCCGACGGCAACCGGCTGCGGCTCACGGCCAAGGCGGCCGGCGACGGCTCGGCGTCCCTGAGGCACCTCAAGGTCGGCACGCGTGTGTTCGCCGAGGGCCCGTACGGCGCGTTCACCGCGATGCACCGCACCCGGCCGGAGGCGGTGCTGATCGCGGGCGGCGTCGGTGTCACCCCGATCCGGGCGCTGCTGGAGGAGCTGCACGGCCACGCGGTCGTGATCTACCGGGTCGCCTCGGACCGGGACGCGGTCCTGTACGGCGAGCTGGCGGAACTCGCCCACGCCAAGGGCGCCGAGCTGCACCTGGTCACCGGCCCGGTCACGCCGGACAGGCTGGCCCCGGCGGAGCTGGAGCGGCTGGTCCCCGACATCACGGACAGGGACGTCTTCCTGTGCGGCCCGCCGCCCATGATGAACGCGGTGATCGGCAGCCTGCGCGAGCTGGGCGTGCCCAAGGAGCAGGTCCACTTCGAGCGATTCAGCCTGGCCGGCTGA
- a CDS encoding FMN-binding protein, which translates to MKRAIPVLVLSIAGLIPVWRYEPSLGAAATPAPTPSASSSAASGSDSGSGSTVVKGTTVQTEKGPVQVQVTFQGTKITAVKMLQQPNHPQTTAAVPKLIAATLEAQSTDIDTVSGATITSDGYKESLQAAIDANAESASASSPSASASAASQSQTVDGSTVNTDKGPVQVQVTFDGDEIASVKMLQQPNHPQTTAAVPKLIAATLEAQSTDIDTVSGATITSDGYKESLQAAIDAKG; encoded by the coding sequence GTGAAGCGAGCAATACCTGTCCTGGTCCTCAGCATCGCGGGCCTGATCCCGGTCTGGCGCTACGAGCCGTCGCTCGGCGCGGCCGCCACACCGGCCCCGACACCCTCGGCGTCCTCCTCCGCCGCTTCGGGCTCGGATTCGGGTTCCGGCAGCACGGTCGTCAAGGGCACGACGGTTCAGACCGAGAAGGGTCCCGTCCAGGTCCAGGTGACCTTCCAGGGCACCAAGATCACAGCCGTGAAGATGCTCCAGCAGCCCAATCACCCGCAGACCACGGCCGCGGTCCCGAAGCTCATCGCCGCGACCCTCGAAGCCCAGAGCACCGACATCGACACCGTCTCCGGCGCCACCATCACCAGCGACGGCTACAAGGAATCCCTCCAGGCCGCCATCGACGCGAACGCGGAGTCGGCGTCCGCGTCCTCCCCGTCGGCGTCCGCGTCAGCCGCCTCGCAGTCGCAGACGGTCGACGGCTCGACGGTGAACACCGACAAGGGGCCCGTCCAGGTCCAGGTGACCTTCGACGGCGACGAGATCGCGTCGGTGAAGATGCTCCAGCAGCCGAACCACCCGCAGACCACGGCCGCGGTGCCCAAGCTCATCGCCGCGACCCTCGAAGCCCAGAGCACCGACATCGACACCGTCTCCGGCGCCACCATCACCAGCGACGGCTACAAGGAATCCCTCCAGGCCGCCATCGACGCGAAGGGCTGA
- a CDS encoding FAD:protein FMN transferase codes for MHRVEHVMGFPVSLRVDDEHVGAEASDGVFAWLREVDARFSPFRADSEVCRLDRGEVARCDVSADLGEVLGLCEEYRVATGGAFDVRLPGRGLDPCAVVKGWSVQRAAELLKAAGARRFVLNAGGDVVAAGGPWRVGIRHPEQADKVCTVAELTDGAVATSARYERGDHIIDGRTGRAATGLLSLSVVASSLTVADTVATAAFAMGADGVEWAAARPGCEVFAVDAGRRVFRTEGFPVAAAQAA; via the coding sequence GTGCACCGAGTCGAACACGTCATGGGGTTCCCCGTCTCGCTGCGGGTCGACGACGAGCACGTCGGCGCGGAGGCATCCGATGGCGTGTTCGCGTGGCTGCGTGAGGTCGACGCCCGGTTCAGTCCGTTCAGGGCCGACAGCGAGGTCTGCCGGCTCGACCGGGGCGAGGTCGCGCGGTGTGACGTCAGCGCGGACCTCGGCGAGGTGCTGGGGCTGTGCGAGGAGTACCGGGTCGCCACCGGCGGCGCCTTCGACGTACGGCTGCCCGGGCGCGGGCTCGATCCGTGCGCGGTCGTGAAGGGCTGGTCCGTGCAGCGGGCCGCCGAGCTGCTGAAGGCGGCGGGGGCACGCCGCTTCGTGCTCAACGCCGGGGGTGACGTGGTCGCCGCGGGCGGGCCCTGGCGGGTGGGGATACGGCACCCCGAGCAGGCCGACAAGGTGTGCACGGTCGCCGAGCTCACGGACGGCGCCGTCGCGACGTCCGCTCGCTACGAGCGCGGCGACCACATCATCGACGGGCGCACCGGGCGGGCGGCGACGGGTCTGCTGTCCCTCTCCGTCGTGGCGTCTTCCCTGACCGTGGCGGACACCGTGGCGACCGCCGCGTTCGCGATGGGCGCCGACGGCGTCGAGTGGGCCGCCGCACGGCCGGGCTGCGAGGTGTTCGCGGTGGACGCCGGGCGGCGGGTCTTCCGTACGGAGGGCTTTCCGGTGGCGGCGGCACAGGCGGCCTAA